A genome region from Dehalococcoidia bacterium includes the following:
- the gatC gene encoding Asp-tRNA(Asn)/Glu-tRNA(Gln) amidotransferase subunit GatC has translation MKLSREEVLRLATLCRLSLSEEEMERFQEQLSHILENFEVMQQVDTSDVPPTAYPIPLENVVGEDEVAPSLPQSDILANAPHQEEGYFRVKAVLEQ, from the coding sequence ATGAAGCTAAGTCGTGAAGAGGTATTGCGCCTTGCCACCCTTTGCCGGTTGAGCCTCTCCGAGGAGGAGATGGAGAGATTCCAGGAGCAGCTTTCCCATATCCTGGAGAACTTCGAGGTTATGCAGCAGGTCGATACCAGCGATGTCCCCCCTACAGCATACCCCATCCCGCTGGAGAACGTGGTTGGGGAGGACGAGGTAGCACCCTCACTCCCCCAGAGCGATATTCTCGCCAACGCCCCTCATCAGGAGGAGGGTTACTTCAGGGTGAAGGCAGTGCTGGAGCAATGA
- the gatA gene encoding Asp-tRNA(Asn)/Glu-tRNA(Gln) amidotransferase subunit GatA, producing MNRYDLTIHQAHQLLKKRELSSLELTRAVLERIARVEKRVHAFVTVTEDEALHQAAQADERIKRGELTPLTGVPVLIKDNMCTKAVVTTCSSRMLENFVPPYDATVVEKLRDAGMVMVGKGNMDEFAMGSSNEHSAFFPTCNPWDLERVPGGSSGGPAVAVATGEAVYAIGSDTGGSIRQPAGFCNVVGLKPTYGRVSRYGLVAFASSLDQIGPLTRDVTDSALVMNAIAGYDPRDSTSANYPVPDYTRALIPDLKGLNLGVPREYFLEGMQRGVEEAMRTAIAALEELGATVDWEVSLPHTKYGLAAYYIIAPSEAMANLARYDGVKYGFSYDGESMWDDMEKTRGYGFGPEVKRRIILGTYALSAGYYDAYYLKAQKVRTLIRREFEQAFERYDALITPTSPTVPFKIGEKVDDPLQMYLSDVCTLPINIAGIPGLSVPAGFCDGLPVGMQILGKPFSEEMLLRIGFAYEQATGWWERRPQLEKGGAVAGNLKGG from the coding sequence TTGAACCGCTACGACCTTACCATTCACCAGGCTCACCAGCTTCTCAAGAAAAGAGAGCTCTCCTCTCTGGAGCTAACCAGGGCAGTGCTGGAGCGCATAGCCCGGGTGGAAAAAAGGGTTCATGCCTTCGTTACCGTGACCGAGGACGAGGCGCTTCACCAGGCAGCGCAGGCAGATGAGCGAATCAAGAGGGGGGAGCTAACCCCCCTGACCGGTGTCCCGGTGCTCATCAAGGATAATATGTGCACCAAGGCAGTCGTCACCACCTGCTCATCGAGGATGCTGGAGAATTTCGTCCCCCCTTATGACGCCACGGTGGTTGAGAAGCTGAGGGATGCCGGCATGGTGATGGTGGGCAAGGGAAATATGGACGAGTTCGCCATGGGCTCATCCAACGAGCACTCTGCGTTCTTCCCCACCTGTAACCCGTGGGACCTGGAGCGGGTCCCCGGTGGCTCGAGCGGGGGGCCGGCGGTAGCGGTAGCCACCGGTGAGGCGGTCTACGCCATAGGCTCCGATACCGGGGGAAGCATTCGCCAGCCAGCCGGATTCTGCAACGTGGTGGGCCTAAAGCCCACCTACGGCCGGGTCTCCAGATACGGCCTGGTGGCCTTCGCCAGCTCCCTGGACCAGATAGGACCGCTTACCAGGGATGTTACCGACTCGGCGCTGGTGATGAATGCTATCGCCGGGTACGACCCCAGGGATTCGACCTCGGCAAACTATCCCGTCCCTGACTACACGAGAGCTCTCATACCCGATCTCAAGGGGCTTAATCTGGGCGTCCCCAGGGAGTACTTCCTTGAGGGGATGCAAAGGGGGGTGGAGGAGGCAATGCGCACCGCCATCGCCGCGCTGGAGGAGCTGGGGGCAACGGTGGATTGGGAGGTGTCGCTGCCCCATACCAAATACGGCCTGGCCGCTTACTACATTATCGCCCCCTCGGAGGCGATGGCCAACCTCGCCCGCTACGATGGGGTGAAGTACGGATTCTCATATGACGGCGAGAGCATGTGGGATGATATGGAGAAGACAAGGGGCTATGGCTTTGGCCCCGAGGTGAAACGGCGCATCATACTGGGCACCTATGCCCTCTCCGCCGGCTACTACGATGCCTACTACCTAAAGGCGCAAAAGGTGCGCACCCTGATCAGGCGGGAGTTCGAGCAGGCCTTTGAGCGCTACGATGCGCTGATAACCCCCACCTCGCCCACGGTGCCCTTCAAGATCGGGGAGAAGGTGGATGACCCGCTCCAGATGTACCTGAGCGATGTCTGTACCCTGCCCATAAACATCGCCGGCATACCCGGCCTTTCCGTCCCCGCCGGCTTCTGCGATGGGCTGCCGGTTGGGATGCAGATTCTGGGCAAGCCCTTCAGCGAGGAGATGCTCCTCCGCATCGGCTTCGCCTACGAACAGGCAACCGGGTGGTGGGAGCGGCGGCCGCAGCTTGAAAAAGGGGGTGCGGTGGCTGGAAATTTGAAAGGGGGATAA
- a CDS encoding PPC domain-containing protein produces MRITKVVLSLLLGTLLVSAFACSQEPSPTPTPTPVPTIAYNDMNTGGDAGNNMETAARISLTASGTGYLNEVPGDNQDYYTFNISAPGTINVSMTPSFGANFNLCLKNPTGTTVASSNRSGYEKESISYQVAETEYWFVGVDQEAGSGNYSLSISFNPIFQNDMNTGGDAGNTPETAASIALPATGTGYLDEAIVDSWDYYTFLITAPGTINVSMTPSFGANFDLYLEDPYGTTRASSTKAGYQPDTISYNNSTTGYWFVRVEQEAGSGNYSLSISFE; encoded by the coding sequence ATGAGGATCACAAAGGTTGTCTTATCATTGCTCCTGGGCACCCTGCTGGTGTCCGCATTCGCCTGCTCCCAGGAACCGAGTCCAACACCCACGCCGACACCAGTCCCCACCATCGCTTACAATGATATGAATACCGGCGGAGACGCCGGTAACAACATGGAGACTGCCGCTAGAATTTCTCTTACCGCCAGTGGCACCGGTTACCTCAATGAAGTCCCCGGGGACAATCAGGACTACTATACCTTCAATATCTCCGCGCCGGGCACCATAAATGTCTCCATGACACCATCATTTGGTGCTAACTTCAACCTGTGCCTGAAGAACCCTACTGGTACCACCGTGGCCAGCTCCAACAGGTCCGGCTATGAAAAGGAGTCGATCTCTTACCAGGTGGCGGAAACTGAATACTGGTTTGTAGGGGTAGACCAGGAGGCGGGAAGCGGCAACTACTCCCTTAGCATATCATTTAACCCTATATTCCAGAACGATATGAACACAGGAGGCGATGCCGGTAACACCCCAGAGACCGCTGCCAGCATCGCCCTTCCTGCTACCGGAACCGGTTACCTCGATGAGGCTATTGTTGACAGTTGGGACTACTATACCTTCCTTATTACTGCACCCGGCACCATCAATGTTTCCATGACACCATCATTTGGTGCCAACTTCGATCTCTACCTTGAGGACCCTTACGGGACAACCCGGGCCAGTTCCACCAAGGCCGGTTATCAACCGGATACTATCTCCTATAATAATTCAACGACTGGATACTGGTTTGTTAGGGTAGAGCAGGAGGCAGGAAGCGGCAATTACTCCTTGAGCATATCTTTCGAATGA
- a CDS encoding DUF6504 family protein codes for MFEIDAHRPIQVTCYSGRSYADRPASFVWRGKQYEVNEIEKEWLEPRQKHFIVRATGEKGEKGEKRFDIYYDEREDSWSLCEV; via the coding sequence ATGTTTGAAATAGATGCTCACCGACCAATCCAGGTCACCTGCTACTCCGGGCGCAGCTATGCCGACCGCCCCGCTTCGTTCGTTTGGCGGGGTAAGCAGTATGAAGTGAATGAAATAGAAAAAGAATGGCTTGAACCGCGACAAAAACACTTCATAGTGCGAGCTACGGGCGAAAAGGGCGAAAAAGGTGAGAAGCGGTTCGATATTTACTATGATGAGCGGGAGGATTCGTGGTCGCTATGCGAGGTTTAG
- a CDS encoding class I SAM-dependent methyltransferase: MRGLVNTFIDKRELALLARETSEITAFDSYLKNRLSDSAIDGLKAWEYGKLVSFIGDFGGLQVLDVGPGDSTFCLFLAKKGASVATIDYPQPMAPDKEGFRRSCRENSVAVHCGTMLQMPYKNEKFDLVTCISTIEHLDVTPNWKPIPYLDFIALTRTALAEMGRVLKEGGYLYITSDAYEPRRQKTDNWSLGTIYDGIGAAYSIHDIEEIFVNTIRQAGLALVNGYDYRPGLVLHDPQRCNYRGRYFTTFGVLAQKGCGR, translated from the coding sequence ATGCGAGGTTTAGTGAATACCTTCATCGATAAGAGGGAGCTGGCACTGCTTGCCAGGGAGACCAGCGAGATAACGGCTTTTGACTCATATCTGAAAAACCGCCTTTCCGATAGCGCCATCGATGGGCTCAAGGCATGGGAATATGGCAAGCTAGTGAGCTTCATCGGCGACTTCGGCGGGCTTCAGGTGCTCGATGTGGGACCGGGGGATAGCACCTTCTGCCTCTTTCTAGCGAAAAAAGGGGCATCGGTCGCCACCATCGACTACCCCCAGCCGATGGCGCCGGATAAGGAGGGCTTCAGAAGAAGCTGCCGAGAAAACAGCGTCGCCGTCCACTGCGGCACCATGCTACAGATGCCATATAAGAATGAAAAATTCGACCTGGTAACCTGTATTTCTACCATCGAGCATCTGGATGTAACCCCAAATTGGAAGCCCATTCCGTACCTGGATTTCATCGCACTAACCCGTACAGCCCTTGCCGAGATGGGGCGGGTGCTCAAGGAGGGCGGATATCTATACATTACCTCGGACGCCTATGAGCCGCGGCGTCAGAAGACGGATAACTGGAGTCTGGGGACGATATACGATGGCATCGGCGCTGCCTACAGCATCCATGACATCGAGGAGATATTCGTAAACACCATCAGGCAGGCTGGCCTTGCCCTGGTGAATGGCTATGACTACCGGCCAGGCCTGGTGCTCCATGACCCCCAGAGGTGTAACTACCGTGGCAGATACTTCACTACCTTCGGCGTCCTGGCGCAAAAGGGATGTGGACGATGA
- a CDS encoding complex I NDUFA9 subunit family protein, with protein sequence MILVSGGTGFVGSYLIPRLASGEKGHGKIKCLVRNPEKSRAQALREQGVELAPGDVTRPQSLREAMQGADTVIHLVAIIRESKAATFHGVNAQGTGNMVEAALASGVKRFIHVSALGASPDPGYRYTYSKWQGEEALRSSNLDYTIFRPSVIFGQGYGYSFVDSMIRSLNMLPLIAPLPGGGKTRFQPIWVEDVVSCIIGALHDRGKGCENGKTYDIGGPEHLTYREMLDAVIHALGARRVRVNIPITLMRLVVPAMERAMSNPPITSVELKQMDLDNTTDLDSVERHFGFKPAALSQKLSYIMPS encoded by the coding sequence ATGATCCTGGTTAGCGGTGGAACCGGCTTTGTGGGCAGCTACCTCATCCCCAGGCTGGCAAGTGGCGAAAAAGGCCATGGGAAGATAAAATGCCTGGTGAGAAATCCCGAAAAGTCCAGGGCGCAGGCGCTGCGGGAGCAGGGGGTAGAGCTGGCACCGGGAGATGTGACCCGGCCTCAAAGCCTGAGAGAGGCAATGCAGGGCGCGGACACCGTCATCCACCTGGTGGCGATAATCAGGGAGAGTAAAGCGGCCACTTTCCACGGGGTTAACGCTCAGGGAACAGGGAATATGGTAGAGGCTGCCCTGGCCTCAGGCGTTAAGCGGTTCATCCATGTAAGTGCCCTGGGTGCCAGTCCTGATCCCGGGTACCGCTATACCTATTCCAAGTGGCAGGGGGAGGAGGCACTGCGAAGCAGCAACCTGGACTATACCATCTTCAGGCCATCGGTCATCTTTGGCCAGGGCTACGGCTACAGCTTCGTTGACAGCATGATACGGTCGCTCAACATGTTGCCCTTGATCGCTCCCCTACCCGGCGGGGGGAAGACTCGCTTCCAGCCTATCTGGGTGGAGGATGTGGTATCCTGCATAATTGGGGCACTACATGATAGAGGTAAGGGCTGTGAGAACGGAAAAACCTATGATATAGGTGGGCCGGAGCACCTCACCTACCGGGAGATGCTGGATGCTGTTATTCATGCCCTGGGCGCCCGGCGTGTCAGGGTTAACATCCCCATCACCTTGATGCGACTGGTGGTGCCGGCGATGGAAAGAGCCATGAGCAACCCGCCGATAACCTCAGTAGAGCTTAAACAAATGGACCTGGACAATACCACCGACCTTGATTCGGTGGAGCGCCACTTCGGATTCAAGCCGGCGGCACTGAGCCAGAAGCTGAGCTATATCATGCCATCATGA
- a CDS encoding Lrp/AsnC family transcriptional regulator, translating to MNEIFQILEEDARKSPQRIATMTGIPLAKVKAAIKQAERDHTIIKYKAIVNWDRLGEGQVVALVEVRLVPQRDVGFDAIAERIYRFPEARSVYLMSGTYDLAVLVAGKTMQEVASFVTQKLAPLEGVQGTVTHFLLKRYKEDGEVLEGEERLKRVPIMP from the coding sequence ATGAATGAGATCTTTCAAATCCTGGAAGAGGACGCTCGCAAGAGCCCCCAGCGTATCGCCACCATGACCGGTATCCCCCTCGCTAAAGTGAAAGCGGCGATCAAGCAGGCAGAGCGCGACCACACCATCATTAAATACAAGGCGATAGTCAACTGGGATAGGCTGGGCGAGGGGCAGGTGGTAGCCCTGGTTGAGGTGAGGCTGGTACCCCAGCGCGATGTCGGGTTCGACGCCATCGCCGAGCGGATCTATCGATTCCCCGAGGCGCGCTCGGTATACCTGATGTCAGGCACTTATGACCTCGCCGTGCTGGTAGCAGGTAAGACAATGCAGGAGGTCGCTTCCTTCGTCACCCAGAAACTCGCCCCCCTTGAAGGGGTACAGGGTACGGTGACCCATTTCCTGCTCAAGCGCTATAAGGAGGACGGCGAGGTGCTGGAAGGTGAGGAGCGGCTGAAGCGCGTGCCCATCATGCCTTAG
- a CDS encoding aminotransferase class I/II-fold pyridoxal phosphate-dependent enzyme, with product MKKRNVISKRVRDISPSGIRRFFDILASLEGVISLGVGEPDFVTPWHIRESGIYSLEQGYTSYTSNYGLLELREEIARYLNGRYGLVYDPQKEILITVGVSEGLDLAMRAVIDPGDEVIGHQPSYVSYMPCAMLAGGRFVPVPTYVENEFKVSADDIEKRVTPRTKALMLGYPSNPTGGVMDRAGLKKVADVAQRHDLIVISDEVYERLVYGVEHTCFASLPGMQERTIHLGGFSKAYAMTGWRIGYAAAREAIIEAMMKIHQYTILCAPIMAQKAAIEALRGGEPQVEEMVAEYDQRRRVMVEGFNSIGLACFEPRGAFYAFPSIKGTGLSSEDFAERLLLEGHVAVVPGDAFGECGEGYVRCCYATSMEEIEEALERMGRFVRSHRT from the coding sequence ATGAAAAAGCGAAATGTGATCTCCAAAAGGGTGAGGGACATATCGCCATCGGGGATCAGGAGGTTCTTCGACATCCTGGCCTCGCTGGAGGGGGTCATCTCCCTGGGCGTCGGCGAGCCTGACTTCGTCACCCCCTGGCACATCCGCGAGTCGGGGATATACTCACTGGAGCAGGGATATACCTCCTACACCTCTAACTACGGTCTGCTGGAGCTGCGGGAGGAGATCGCCCGCTATCTAAATGGCCGCTACGGGCTGGTCTACGACCCCCAAAAGGAGATACTAATCACCGTGGGCGTCAGCGAGGGGCTTGACCTGGCGATGCGTGCTGTCATCGACCCCGGGGATGAGGTTATCGGCCACCAGCCGAGCTATGTATCCTACATGCCCTGCGCCATGCTGGCCGGGGGGAGGTTCGTCCCGGTTCCCACCTATGTCGAGAACGAGTTCAAGGTAAGCGCGGACGATATCGAGAAGCGGGTTACCCCCAGAACCAAGGCACTCATGCTGGGCTACCCCAGCAACCCCACCGGCGGGGTGATGGACCGCGCCGGACTAAAAAAGGTGGCAGATGTTGCCCAGCGACACGACCTTATAGTGATCTCAGATGAGGTCTACGAGCGACTGGTTTACGGGGTAGAGCACACCTGCTTCGCCTCCCTGCCCGGAATGCAGGAGCGCACCATTCACCTCGGCGGCTTCTCCAAGGCGTATGCCATGACCGGCTGGCGCATCGGGTATGCCGCGGCACGGGAGGCTATCATCGAGGCTATGATGAAGATTCACCAGTACACCATTCTATGCGCCCCGATAATGGCCCAGAAGGCGGCGATCGAGGCGCTCCGCGGTGGGGAGCCCCAGGTCGAGGAGATGGTTGCGGAGTATGACCAGCGCCGCCGAGTAATGGTCGAAGGATTCAACAGCATAGGGCTTGCCTGCTTCGAGCCACGGGGGGCGTTCTACGCCTTCCCCTCGATAAAGGGCACCGGGCTTTCATCTGAGGACTTTGCCGAGAGGCTGCTTCTCGAGGGGCATGTGGCCGTGGTCCCCGGCGATGCCTTCGGCGAGTGCGGCGAGGGCTACGTCCGCTGCTGCTACGCCACATCAATGGAGGAGATCGAGGAGGCACTGGAGCGGATGGGACGCTTCGTCAGAAGCCACCGCACGTGA
- a CDS encoding diphthine--ammonia ligase codes for MNRGLKVAVSWSGGKDSALSLFRAIRSGLHIHCLLNLINRDASRSMSHGLDPRLIAAQAEALEIPIVQRKTTWETYEDEFKRAVVDLKQHGVSAVVFGDIDAGIEEHRDWIERVSAELEVRPISPLGGGTPQGLLTEFIDAGFEAIVVCAKAELFGEEWLGRKMDEGFIQELQSKDFHPCGEMGEYHTLVTNGPIFKRRIDIIDSEKVLREGYRFLDISSFALSPR; via the coding sequence ATGAACCGAGGGCTAAAGGTTGCCGTATCGTGGAGCGGTGGCAAGGACAGCGCACTTTCGCTCTTCCGCGCTATCAGGAGCGGTCTCCACATCCACTGCCTCTTGAACCTCATCAACCGCGATGCCTCAAGGAGCATGTCCCATGGCCTTGACCCAAGGTTGATAGCGGCCCAGGCCGAGGCCCTTGAGATACCCATCGTGCAGCGGAAAACCACGTGGGAGACATACGAGGATGAGTTCAAGCGGGCGGTAGTGGATCTGAAGCAGCACGGGGTAAGCGCAGTGGTATTCGGAGACATCGACGCCGGCATCGAGGAGCATAGGGACTGGATAGAGCGGGTCTCGGCTGAGCTTGAGGTGAGGCCCATATCGCCGCTGGGGGGCGGTACGCCGCAAGGGCTCCTCACCGAGTTTATCGACGCCGGCTTCGAGGCGATCGTGGTGTGTGCCAAGGCGGAGCTCTTCGGCGAAGAGTGGCTCGGCCGGAAGATGGATGAGGGTTTTATACAAGAGCTTCAGAGTAAAGATTTCCACCCCTGCGGGGAGATGGGGGAGTACCATACCCTTGTCACCAACGGCCCCATCTTCAAGCGGCGGATAGATATAATCGATAGCGAGAAGGTGTTAAGGGAGGGATACCGGTTTCTGGATATCTCCTCTTTCGCCCTTTCACCACGATGA
- a CDS encoding diphthine--ammonia ligase, with amino-acid sequence MMREKVLLSWSGGKDSALALHAISQDQRYEIVGLLTTVTEDYHRISMHGVREALLEQQAGAIGLPISKVLISKNGSYEEYESQMKEVLLQFQQSGVNAVVFGDIFLEDIRKYREENLARVGMKGVFPLWGKDNLPQAFIDSGFKAIVTCVDTKALDKKFVGRLFDGEFLAELPAIVDPNGENGEFHSFVYEGPIFRKKISYRIGEVVKRDSFYYCDLEP; translated from the coding sequence ATGATGCGCGAAAAAGTACTGCTCTCATGGAGCGGGGGCAAGGACAGCGCGCTGGCCCTCCACGCGATCAGCCAGGACCAGCGATATGAAATCGTGGGTCTGCTTACCACGGTAACCGAGGACTATCACCGCATCAGCATGCACGGCGTGCGGGAAGCCTTACTGGAACAGCAAGCCGGCGCCATAGGTCTGCCCATCTCCAAGGTGTTAATATCTAAAAATGGCTCCTACGAGGAATATGAATCTCAAATGAAAGAGGTGCTACTCCAGTTTCAGCAATCGGGCGTTAATGCCGTGGTGTTTGGCGATATATTCCTGGAAGACATCAGGAAATACCGCGAGGAGAACCTGGCAAGGGTAGGGATGAAAGGCGTTTTCCCCCTCTGGGGAAAAGATAATCTCCCACAAGCGTTTATCGATTCTGGCTTCAAGGCTATCGTCACCTGTGTTGATACGAAAGCTCTGGATAAAAAATTTGTGGGGAGATTGTTCGATGGAGAGTTCCTGGCTGAACTGCCGGCCATCGTCGATCCCAATGGAGAAAACGGCGAGTTCCACTCCTTTGTATACGAAGGACCCATATTCCGGAAAAAGATATCATATAGAATCGGCGAGGTGGTCAAAAGGGATTCGTTTTACTACTGTGATCTAGAGCCGTGA
- a CDS encoding inositol monophosphatase family protein — protein MTMGDLPLGRSGRGAYEVAVQAVREAGDIIMAHFHGEKRISYKEGRSNIVTDVDVLAEEKISALLQYEYPHFSIMTEESADIAGDSSYTWIIDPIDGTRNYAYGIPHFCVALALARGEELLLGISYDPVRKELFRAEKGQGAFLNDSPIAVSTRTSLGESLVGFDMGYDAEIGQEILGVASALWPGVVSVRVMGSAALGLAYTACGRLDLYIHLALYPWDLASGILLVSEAGGVVTELDGQPVGIQSKSVIATNRKIHQDFMGRSRG, from the coding sequence ATGACAATGGGCGATTTGCCATTAGGCAGGAGCGGCAGGGGGGCTTATGAGGTGGCAGTTCAGGCGGTGAGGGAGGCGGGAGACATCATTATGGCCCACTTCCACGGCGAGAAGCGCATTTCCTATAAAGAGGGGAGGAGCAACATCGTCACCGATGTCGATGTGCTGGCGGAGGAGAAGATTTCGGCGCTCCTTCAATACGAATACCCCCACTTTAGCATAATGACCGAGGAATCTGCGGACATCGCCGGCGATTCGTCCTATACCTGGATCATCGATCCCATTGACGGCACCCGTAACTATGCCTATGGCATCCCCCACTTCTGCGTAGCCCTCGCCCTGGCGCGGGGAGAGGAGCTTCTTCTGGGTATCAGCTACGACCCGGTGAGGAAGGAGCTATTCAGGGCGGAGAAAGGGCAGGGGGCTTTCTTAAACGATTCCCCCATCGCCGTATCTACCAGAACATCGCTTGGGGAATCCCTCGTCGGCTTCGACATGGGATACGATGCTGAGATAGGGCAGGAGATTCTGGGGGTTGCGAGTGCCCTCTGGCCCGGGGTGGTGAGCGTGAGGGTGATGGGCTCGGCGGCGCTGGGGTTGGCCTATACCGCCTGCGGTCGCCTTGATCTGTACATTCACCTTGCCCTATACCCCTGGGACCTGGCGAGCGGCATCCTCCTGGTGAGCGAGGCGGGGGGAGTGGTCACCGAGCTTGACGGGCAGCCGGTCGGCATTCAAAGCAAGAGTGTCATCGCCACCAACAGGAAGATCCATCAGGACTTCATGGGTCGGTCCAGGGGCTAG
- the trpS gene encoding tryptophan--tRNA ligase, which translates to MKGRVFSGARPTGRQHIGNYLGAIQNYVKLQQDYECIYCIVDIHALTTLEDTDKLQGNIREMMLDWLAAGLDPQKSILFVQSHVPQVMELHTLLSMVTPLGWLTRVATFKEKARMQPENINYGLVGYPVLMTADIVLYKAQTVPVGEDQLPHLELAREIVRRFNYIFGPTFPEPQAKLTDAPIIVGLDGASKMSKSLNNEIELAASPEETRERVMGAFTDPARKYRRDPGHPQVCNIYNLHRFITRPLYDTQIRNIFDDCQGAKIGCVECKKFLADNINKYFKSFRERRAALAADPQYVEEVIADGALRAHAIAAETLREVKERMGLI; encoded by the coding sequence ATGAAGGGACGCGTCTTTTCTGGAGCCAGGCCGACGGGAAGGCAGCACATCGGCAATTACCTGGGGGCAATTCAGAACTACGTCAAGCTTCAGCAGGATTACGAGTGCATCTATTGCATCGTTGATATCCACGCCCTGACCACCCTGGAGGATACCGATAAGCTCCAGGGGAACATTCGCGAGATGATGCTGGACTGGCTGGCGGCAGGTCTCGATCCCCAGAAGAGCATCCTGTTTGTCCAGTCGCATGTGCCCCAGGTGATGGAGCTTCACACCCTGCTCAGCATGGTCACACCGCTTGGCTGGCTCACCCGTGTGGCTACCTTTAAGGAGAAGGCCAGGATGCAGCCGGAGAACATAAACTATGGGCTGGTGGGCTACCCGGTGCTGATGACCGCAGACATTGTCTTATACAAGGCGCAAACCGTCCCCGTGGGTGAGGACCAGTTGCCACATCTGGAGCTGGCGCGGGAGATCGTGCGCCGCTTTAATTATATCTTCGGACCCACCTTCCCTGAGCCCCAGGCAAAGCTAACCGATGCTCCCATTATCGTGGGGCTGGACGGTGCAAGCAAGATGAGCAAGAGCCTTAACAACGAGATCGAGCTAGCCGCCTCGCCCGAGGAGACGCGGGAGCGGGTGATGGGTGCCTTCACCGACCCCGCCCGCAAATATCGCCGCGACCCGGGGCATCCTCAGGTATGCAATATATATAACCTGCATCGATTTATTACTCGCCCCTTGTATGACACTCAAATTAGGAACATATTCGATGACTGCCAGGGGGCGAAAATAGGTTGCGTTGAGTGCAAGAAATTCCTCGCTGATAATATAAATAAGTATTTTAAGTCCTTCCGCGAGCGGCGCGCTGCGCTTGCCGCAGATCCCCAGTACGTCGAGGAGGTGATTGCAGATGGTGCCCTCCGCGCCCATGCCATCGCCGCCGAGACACTGAGAGAGGTCAAAGAGAGGATGGGGCTTATCTAG
- a CDS encoding gamma carbonic anhydrase family protein gives MIKSFRGNTPKIHETAFVSKEAYIVGDVEIGEGSGIWPGTVIRGDSAKITIGKNTQIEDNCTVHSGVPMTIGENVLIGHNVVVHCARIGDNVLVGNNATLLDNAEIGSYCIVGANALVNMGMKIPERTFAIGVPARIKGEVPQERTDIISLALLFNIVLAKEYKEHGL, from the coding sequence GTGATAAAATCCTTCAGGGGAAATACTCCCAAGATACATGAGACGGCGTTTGTCAGCAAAGAAGCATACATAGTGGGAGATGTGGAGATAGGCGAAGGCTCGGGCATATGGCCGGGGACGGTTATAAGGGGCGATAGCGCAAAAATAACAATAGGGAAAAACACCCAGATCGAGGACAACTGCACGGTGCACAGCGGCGTGCCGATGACCATAGGCGAAAATGTGCTCATCGGGCACAATGTGGTAGTGCACTGCGCCCGTATAGGCGACAACGTGCTCGTGGGAAACAACGCCACACTGCTGGACAATGCGGAGATAGGTAGCTATTGCATTGTGGGCGCCAACGCGCTGGTCAATATGGGCATGAAGATCCCGGAGAGGACATTCGCCATCGGCGTGCCCGCCAGGATCAAGGGCGAGGTTCCTCAGGAGAGGACTGACATAATTAGTCTAGCGTTGCTCTTTAACATAGTGCTGGCCAAAGAATACAAAGAGCACGGACTCTAA
- a CDS encoding gamma carbonic anhydrase family protein — MIRTFNGKTPKIHQTAFISEAAYVVGDVEIGENSSVWPGTVIRGDHAPIVIGKNTQIEDNGLVHTGTPMSIGDNVHIGHNVVVHCSRIGDTTLIGNHATLSEYAEIGDFCVVGAGALVTPGMKVPDRTFVVGVPAKAKGEVSEDRIAITRQSVEIYIKMSREYKEQGL; from the coding sequence ATGATAAGGACCTTTAACGGTAAGACACCGAAGATACACCAGACAGCATTTATAAGTGAAGCGGCCTATGTAGTCGGGGATGTGGAGATAGGCGAGAACTCCAGTGTCTGGCCGGGGACAGTGATCCGGGGAGACCACGCCCCGATAGTTATCGGCAAGAACACCCAGATCGAGGACAACGGCCTTGTGCACACCGGAACTCCGATGTCTATCGGCGATAACGTACACATCGGGCATAACGTCGTAGTCCACTGCAGCCGCATCGGGGACACCACGCTAATCGGCAACCACGCCACCCTATCGGAGTATGCCGAGATAGGAGATTTCTGCGTAGTCGGTGCCGGCGCGCTGGTAACACCGGGGATGAAGGTACCCGACCGCACCTTCGTGGTCGGCGTGCCCGCCAAAGCCAAAGGTGAGGTGTCAGAGGATAGGATCGCTATCACCAGGCAGAGCGTAGAGATCTATATAAAGATGTCGAGGGAATACAAAGAACAGGGACTATAA